One Candidatus Effluviviaceae Genus V sp. genomic window carries:
- a CDS encoding PorV/PorQ family protein — protein sequence MKRTALVLAALIVIAAGTAHAEDGTTGLAFLKLGVGARAIGMGDAHAAVGGDASSIYWNPAGSVSVENIDVLLMHSEWFEGIRYEYAGAVKSDGRQAFGLGVVGLYVNDLERREGPTSEPLGDFGVFDMALTGTYARRLTDDLDVGASAKYLHSEIDDESASGIAFDAGAQYRLPALSGLALGVSVHNLGAQMKYVEDEFDLPVLGRVGAAYSTPVEALNGTVLVVADAVIPVDGDTKLHAGIEYEYNDLIALRAGYRSGWDNQNISAGFGAKVRNFRVDYAYVPFYSDLGDTHRISLGFAL from the coding sequence ATGAAGCGCACGGCTCTTGTGCTGGCGGCCCTCATCGTCATCGCGGCGGGCACCGCGCACGCTGAGGACGGAACGACCGGTCTCGCGTTCCTCAAGCTCGGCGTCGGGGCGCGCGCCATAGGCATGGGCGACGCCCATGCGGCCGTCGGAGGGGACGCCTCCTCGATCTACTGGAATCCCGCCGGCTCGGTGTCGGTCGAGAACATCGACGTCCTCCTCATGCACAGCGAGTGGTTCGAGGGGATCCGGTATGAGTACGCGGGCGCCGTGAAGTCCGACGGGCGTCAGGCCTTCGGACTGGGCGTGGTCGGTCTCTACGTCAACGACCTTGAGCGGCGGGAGGGCCCGACGAGCGAGCCCCTCGGCGACTTCGGGGTCTTCGATATGGCCCTGACGGGAACATACGCGCGGAGGCTGACCGACGACCTGGACGTCGGAGCTTCGGCCAAGTACCTCCACTCGGAGATCGACGACGAGAGCGCGAGCGGCATCGCCTTCGATGCCGGCGCGCAGTACCGGTTGCCCGCCCTGAGCGGGCTCGCTCTCGGTGTCTCCGTGCACAACCTCGGCGCCCAGATGAAGTACGTCGAGGACGAGTTCGACTTGCCGGTCCTCGGCAGGGTCGGGGCGGCCTATTCGACACCCGTCGAGGCTCTGAACGGTACCGTTCTCGTGGTCGCCGACGCGGTGATCCCGGTCGACGGAGACACGAAGCTCCACGCCGGTATCGAGTACGAGTACAACGACCTCATCGCCCTCAGAGCGGGCTACAGAAGCGGGTGGGACAACCAGAACATCTCTGCGGGGTTCGGTGCGAAGGTGAGGAACTTCCGCGTCGACTACGCGTACGTGCCGTTCTACTCCGACCTCGGCGACACGCACCGCATCTCACTGGGGTTCGCTCTCTGA